One part of the Janthinobacterium sp. 17J80-10 genome encodes these proteins:
- the arfB gene encoding alternative ribosome rescue aminoacyl-tRNA hydrolase ArfB yields MSLAHPVVIPDNEIEFSQIRAQGPGGQNVNKVSCAIHLRFDIGASSLPEHYKERLLKLRDQRITREGVVVIKAQQSRSLEKNKEDALQRLQELVESVSVLPPVRKPTRPTRSSQARRMDSKATRGKIKAMRGRVSEH; encoded by the coding sequence ATGTCCCTCGCCCATCCCGTCGTCATTCCCGACAATGAAATCGAGTTCAGCCAGATCCGCGCGCAAGGCCCCGGCGGGCAAAACGTCAACAAGGTCTCCTGCGCCATCCACCTGCGCTTCGACATCGGCGCCTCCTCGCTGCCCGAGCATTACAAGGAACGCCTGTTGAAGCTGCGCGACCAGCGCATCACGCGCGAAGGCGTAGTAGTCATCAAGGCGCAGCAATCGCGCAGCCTGGAAAAAAACAAGGAAGACGCGCTGCAGCGCCTGCAGGAACTGGTCGAAAGCGTCTCTGTGCTGCCACCCGTGCGCAAGCCGACCCGGCCGACCCGCAGCTCGCAGGCCAGGCGCATGGACAGCAAGGCGACCCGCGGCAAGATCAAGGCCATGCGCGGCCGCGTCAGCGAGCATTAG
- the alaC gene encoding alanine transaminase: MAQSQKPRSFARINRLPPYVFNITAELKMAARRRGEDIIDLSMGNPDGPTPQHIVDKLVDTVKRPDTHGYSASKGIPRLRRAISHWYKDRYDIELDPDSEAIVTIGSKEGLAHLMLATLDRGDTVLVPNPSYPIHIWGAVIAGADIRSVRMSPEVDFFAELERAIRESYPKPKMMVLGFPSNPTAQCVELDFFERVIRLAKEHDILVVHDLAYADIVYDGWKAPSIMQVPGARDVAVEFFTLSKSYNMAGWRIGFMVGNRELVAALARIKSYHDYGSFTPVQVAAIAALEGDQGCVEEIRAQYQRRRDVLVKGLHEAGWMVDKPKASMYIWARIPEQYRHLGSLEFSRLLLEKAKVCVSPGIGFGEYGDEYVRMALIENEARIRQAIRGIKAMLKGA; the protein is encoded by the coding sequence ATGGCTCAATCCCAGAAGCCGCGCAGCTTTGCGCGCATCAATCGCCTTCCCCCCTACGTTTTCAACATCACGGCCGAACTCAAGATGGCTGCGCGACGGCGCGGCGAAGACATCATCGACCTTTCGATGGGCAATCCCGACGGTCCGACCCCGCAGCATATCGTCGACAAGCTGGTCGACACCGTCAAGCGGCCCGACACGCATGGTTATTCGGCCTCGAAAGGCATCCCGCGCCTGCGCCGGGCAATTTCGCACTGGTACAAGGACCGTTACGACATCGAGCTTGATCCCGACAGCGAGGCGATTGTCACCATCGGTTCCAAGGAAGGCCTGGCGCACCTGATGCTGGCCACGCTGGACCGCGGCGACACCGTGCTGGTGCCCAACCCGAGTTACCCGATCCACATCTGGGGCGCGGTGATCGCGGGCGCCGATATCCGCTCGGTGCGCATGAGCCCGGAGGTGGATTTCTTTGCCGAGCTGGAGCGGGCAATTCGCGAAAGCTATCCGAAACCGAAGATGATGGTGCTGGGTTTTCCTTCCAACCCGACGGCGCAGTGCGTCGAACTCGATTTCTTCGAGCGCGTGATCAGGCTGGCGAAGGAGCATGACATCCTGGTAGTCCACGACCTGGCCTACGCCGATATCGTCTACGACGGCTGGAAAGCCCCGTCGATCATGCAGGTACCGGGCGCGCGCGACGTTGCCGTGGAATTTTTCACGCTGTCGAAGAGCTATAACATGGCGGGATGGCGCATCGGTTTCATGGTCGGCAACCGCGAACTGGTGGCGGCGCTGGCGCGCATCAAGAGTTACCACGACTACGGCAGTTTCACGCCAGTGCAGGTGGCGGCGATCGCCGCGCTCGAAGGCGACCAGGGCTGTGTGGAAGAAATCCGGGCGCAGTACCAGCGCCGCCGCGACGTGCTGGTCAAGGGCTTGCACGAAGCGGGCTGGATGGTGGACAAGCCCAAGGCCTCGATGTACATCTGGGCACGCATTCCGGAACAGTACCGCCACCTGGGTTCGCTGGAATTTTCCCGGCTGCTGCTGGAAAAAGCCAAGGTGTGCGTATCGCCGGGGATCGGCTTTGGCGAATATGGCGACGAATACGTGCGCATGGCGCTGATCGAGAACGAGGCGCGCATCCGCCAGGCGATCCGGGGCATCAAGGCGATGCTGAAGGGCGCCTAG
- a CDS encoding DUF2892 domain-containing protein, producing the protein MQANVGNIDRIIRIVIGLALIGATLIGAIGAWGWIGLVPLLTGIFSRCPAYKLVGLNTCSLKR; encoded by the coding sequence ATGCAAGCAAATGTAGGCAACATCGACCGCATCATCCGTATCGTCATCGGCCTGGCCCTGATCGGCGCAACGCTCATAGGTGCGATCGGTGCGTGGGGCTGGATTGGCCTGGTACCGCTGCTGACTGGGATTTTCAGCCGCTGCCCGGCTTACAAACTGGTCGGATTGAATACCTGTTCGCTGAAACGCTAA
- a CDS encoding MBL fold metallo-hydrolase, producing MQPQIASFFDDATGTVTYVVYDEKGGHAAVIDPVLDYDHNAGRTRTHGAGRIVNFVREQGLRLEWIIETHAHADHLSASHFIKEQLGGKIAIGEQIRTVQGVFKKLFNLGEDFIGDGRQFDYLFRDGERFSIGQLDAEVLFVPGHTPADMAYKVGDAVFVGDTLFMPDVGTARCDFPGGDAHSMYRSIRKLLSLPDGTRLFMCHDYPPHGREPVWETTVVEQKQKNIHVREGVTEEQFVAMRQARDATLDMPVLILPSIQVNIRAGEMPPPEANGVSYFKIPVNAM from the coding sequence ATGCAGCCACAAATTGCCTCGTTCTTTGACGATGCCACGGGTACCGTGACCTACGTCGTCTACGATGAAAAAGGCGGCCACGCGGCAGTGATCGACCCGGTGCTCGATTACGACCACAATGCGGGCCGAACAAGGACCCATGGGGCCGGGCGCATCGTGAATTTCGTGCGCGAACAGGGCTTGCGCCTGGAGTGGATCATCGAGACCCACGCGCATGCCGACCACTTGTCGGCCTCGCATTTCATCAAGGAGCAGCTCGGCGGCAAGATCGCCATCGGCGAACAGATCCGCACGGTACAGGGCGTGTTCAAGAAACTGTTCAACCTCGGCGAGGATTTTATCGGGGATGGCAGGCAGTTCGATTATCTTTTCAGGGACGGGGAACGCTTCAGCATTGGTCAGCTCGATGCCGAAGTGCTGTTCGTGCCGGGCCATACGCCGGCAGACATGGCCTACAAGGTGGGCGATGCGGTTTTTGTCGGTGACACGCTGTTCATGCCGGACGTCGGCACCGCCCGTTGCGATTTTCCAGGGGGGGATGCGCACAGCATGTATCGGTCGATCCGCAAGCTGCTGTCGCTACCGGACGGCACGCGGCTGTTCATGTGCCACGACTATCCGCCGCACGGCCGCGAACCCGTGTGGGAAACGACGGTGGTGGAACAGAAACAAAAGAATATCCATGTGCGCGAGGGCGTGACGGAAGAACAGTTCGTGGCAATGCGCCAGGCGCGCGATGCGACCCTGGACATGCCGGTGCTGATTTTGCCCTCGATCCAGGTGAATATCCGCGCGGGCGAAATGCCGCCGCCGGAAGCCAATGGCGTGAGCTATTTCAAGATTCCGGTCAATGCAATGTGA
- a CDS encoding metalloregulator ArsR/SmtB family transcription factor: MELTETRLDIERMRTAAARAGNVMHVLSNPDRLMLLCQLVQGEKSVSELEGLLEIRQPTLSQQLGVLRNDGLVNTRRDGKRIYYSIADIKVLTLLKTLYDLYCPQGQGV; the protein is encoded by the coding sequence ATGGAACTGACCGAAACCCGGCTGGATATCGAACGCATGCGGACCGCCGCCGCCAGGGCCGGCAATGTCATGCATGTCCTGTCCAATCCTGACCGCCTCATGCTGCTCTGCCAGTTGGTCCAGGGAGAAAAGTCGGTCAGCGAGCTGGAGGGCTTGCTCGAAATCCGCCAACCCACCCTGTCGCAACAACTTGGCGTCTTGCGCAATGATGGCCTGGTCAATACCCGCCGTGACGGCAAACGCATTTACTATTCCATTGCTGATATTAAAGTACTGACCCTGCTAAAGACCCTCTACGACCTGTATTGTCCGCAAGGGCAAGGAGTGTGA
- a CDS encoding YeeE/YedE family protein — MTIDWNNFTPWAALLGGLLIGLAAAGFVLVNGRIAGISGILGGLIETRTGDKSWRIAFIGGILVAPLAYQLFAALPPSQIDTSWPVLASAGLLTGIGTRYGSGCTSGHGVCGLSRLSPRSLVATLAFMGAGFLTVFVVRHLLGA, encoded by the coding sequence ATGACCATCGACTGGAACAACTTTACACCCTGGGCCGCGCTCCTGGGCGGGCTACTGATTGGCCTGGCCGCTGCAGGCTTCGTGCTGGTGAATGGCCGCATTGCCGGCATCAGCGGCATCCTGGGTGGCCTGATCGAAACCAGGACCGGCGACAAGTCCTGGCGCATCGCCTTCATAGGCGGCATTCTGGTCGCGCCGCTGGCGTATCAGTTATTCGCCGCGCTGCCGCCGTCGCAAATCGACACCAGCTGGCCGGTCCTCGCGAGCGCGGGCCTGCTGACCGGTATCGGCACGCGCTATGGGTCCGGCTGCACCAGCGGCCATGGCGTGTGCGGCTTGTCGCGCTTGTCGCCGCGCTCGCTGGTAGCCACGCTGGCCTTCATGGGTGCAGGCTTTCTGACCGTGTTTGTCGTTCGCCATCTGCTGGGAGCCTGA
- a CDS encoding YeeE/YedE family protein produces MNSLFAFVFGLLFGLGLIVAGMANPAKVLGFLDLAGRWDPSLAMVMGGAIAVGVGAFALARRRTVSLLGLAMHLPSARHIDKRLVGGNFLFGIGWGLAGICPGPALVLLGSGMAEGVIFVVAMLAGMVMYEAIERSRARHTRASGSPA; encoded by the coding sequence ATGAATTCACTGTTTGCCTTCGTTTTTGGCCTGTTGTTCGGACTGGGCCTGATTGTGGCGGGCATGGCCAATCCCGCCAAGGTGCTTGGCTTTCTCGACCTCGCCGGCCGCTGGGATCCGTCTCTGGCCATGGTCATGGGCGGCGCCATCGCCGTCGGTGTCGGCGCCTTTGCCCTCGCCAGGCGGCGCACGGTTTCCTTGCTGGGATTGGCAATGCACCTGCCCAGCGCGCGCCACATCGACAAGCGCCTGGTCGGCGGCAATTTTCTTTTCGGGATCGGCTGGGGCCTGGCAGGCATATGCCCGGGGCCGGCGCTGGTATTGCTGGGCAGCGGCATGGCCGAAGGCGTGATTTTTGTTGTGGCCATGCTCGCCGGCATGGTGATGTATGAAGCCATCGAACGCAGCCGCGCAAGGCATACGCGGGCATCGGGATCGCCGGCATGA
- a CDS encoding sulfite exporter TauE/SafE family protein has translation MTLTLILGLFIGTVLGMTGAGGAILSVPALVFSQGWSMQQAAPVALVAVAIGAGIGALEGLRQGLVRYKAALLMAAVGMLLTPLGMRLAHALPQTWLLILFSGVMLIAAARQLYKKSADSDESIAPRKAGWVNPDTGRFHWNWPTALLLGAIGALTGFLAGLLGVGGAFAMVPLLQRFTNISMHGVVATALMVTALVSAGGVASAIRQGAVLPPQITVAFAVAIAAGMIAGRLLSRQVSGRQVQIGFAAILGVVATSMLFKALG, from the coding sequence ATGACCCTTACCCTGATCCTGGGCCTGTTCATCGGCACCGTACTGGGCATGACCGGTGCCGGCGGCGCCATCCTGTCGGTGCCGGCGCTGGTGTTCAGCCAGGGCTGGAGCATGCAGCAAGCCGCCCCGGTCGCCCTGGTGGCGGTGGCAATCGGTGCCGGCATCGGCGCGCTCGAAGGCTTGCGGCAAGGCCTGGTGCGCTACAAGGCGGCACTTCTCATGGCGGCGGTCGGCATGCTGCTGACGCCGCTGGGCATGCGCCTGGCGCACGCCTTGCCGCAAACATGGCTGCTGATCCTGTTTTCCGGCGTCATGCTGATCGCCGCCGCACGCCAGCTATACAAGAAGAGTGCCGATTCGGATGAATCGATTGCACCGCGCAAGGCCGGTTGGGTCAATCCCGACACTGGACGTTTTCACTGGAATTGGCCCACTGCCCTGCTGCTCGGCGCGATTGGCGCGCTGACGGGCTTTCTGGCCGGCTTGCTGGGCGTCGGCGGGGCCTTTGCAATGGTGCCGCTGCTGCAGCGCTTCACGAACATTTCCATGCATGGGGTGGTCGCCACGGCACTGATGGTCACTGCCCTGGTCAGCGCCGGCGGCGTTGCCAGCGCCATCCGGCAGGGCGCCGTACTGCCCCCGCAGATTACGGTCGCCTTTGCCGTTGCAATTGCCGCGGGCATGATCGCAGGGCGCCTGCTTTCAAGGCAAGTCTCCGGGCGCCAGGTGCAAATCGGTTTTGCTGCCATTCTGGGCGTCGTAGCGACCAGCATGCTGTTCAAGGCCCTGGGCTAA
- the ompR gene encoding two-component system response regulator OmpR translates to MNTTNSTANANPATPQARVLVVDDDLRLRDLLRRYLTEQGFHVVTAENAQAMNKLWLRERYDMLILDLMLPGEDGLSICRRLRGAGDQTPIIMLTAKSEDVDRIVGLEMGADDYLPKPFNPRELVARINAVLRRKGSEEAPGAPSEKPQVFEFGDFVLDLGTRTLKKNGASVSLTTGEFSVLKVFARHARQPLSREKLMELARGREYEVFDRSLDVQISRLRKLIEPDPSNPLYIQTVWGLGYVFIPEGQPR, encoded by the coding sequence ATGAATACGACAAATTCCACTGCCAACGCAAATCCCGCCACGCCGCAAGCCAGGGTGCTGGTGGTCGATGACGACCTGCGCCTGCGCGACTTGTTGCGCCGTTACCTGACGGAACAGGGTTTTCACGTCGTCACCGCGGAAAATGCCCAGGCCATGAACAAGCTGTGGCTGCGCGAGCGCTACGACATGCTGATCCTCGACCTCATGCTGCCCGGCGAAGATGGCCTTTCCATCTGCCGGCGCCTGCGCGGCGCCGGCGACCAGACGCCGATCATCATGTTAACGGCCAAAAGCGAGGACGTCGACCGCATCGTCGGCCTTGAAATGGGCGCCGACGACTACCTTCCCAAGCCTTTCAACCCGCGCGAACTGGTGGCCCGCATCAATGCCGTCCTGCGCCGCAAGGGCTCGGAAGAAGCGCCGGGTGCGCCCTCGGAAAAACCGCAGGTCTTCGAGTTCGGCGATTTCGTGCTCGACCTGGGCACGCGCACCCTCAAGAAGAATGGCGCATCCGTATCCCTGACGACGGGAGAATTTTCGGTGCTGAAGGTATTCGCCCGCCATGCACGCCAGCCGCTCTCGCGCGAAAAACTGATGGAACTGGCGCGCGGCCGCGAGTACGAGGTATTCGACCGCAGCCTGGATGTGCAGATCTCGCGCCTGCGCAAGCTGATCGAACCGGACCCCTCCAATCCGCTGTACATCCAGACGGTCTGGGGGCTGGGCTATGTGTTCATTCCCGAAGGCCAGCCGCGCTAG
- a CDS encoding sensor histidine kinase yields MSLLAKRLSWLKSGLFWRTFILLALLITVSMAAWVWGVRSVERAPRARQIAAQVVSIVTITRAALAHSAPELRRELLFDLASNEGIRVYPLEDSDIVEPLSGGSLAPLVQEQVRAKFGPTTRFARSVNEVDGFWISFDIAGDDYWLMLDRARIDRSSGVQWLGWGTVTLALALAGALFISGFVNLPLARLTAATRAVARGQKPETLPEKGPREIREANRSFNQMVNDLDRIESDRALILAGISHDLRTPIARMLLEVEMASLDSDARAGMQADLGQMDAIIGQFLDYARPDDPAAMRTTDLSALLQEIARDAARMQDVDIVPHIDPGISVKCQPIDLKRAVNNLIENARRYARIDEASRVTIELVCRRENGQAIIEVADDGPGVPAQEIERMLRPFTRLDTARSQANGAGLGLAIVERLVKRHHGTLQVSNRDIHGLSVRITLPLSVA; encoded by the coding sequence ATGTCCCTGCTTGCCAAGCGACTGTCCTGGCTGAAAAGCGGCCTGTTCTGGCGCACCTTCATCCTGCTTGCACTGCTGATCACGGTCAGCATGGCCGCCTGGGTATGGGGCGTGCGCTCGGTCGAGCGTGCTCCTCGCGCGCGCCAGATCGCCGCACAAGTGGTTTCCATCGTCACCATTACGCGCGCGGCCCTGGCACACTCGGCCCCTGAGCTGCGGCGCGAACTGCTGTTCGACCTGGCCAGCAATGAAGGCATCCGCGTCTATCCGCTGGAAGACAGCGATATTGTCGAGCCCTTGAGCGGCGGCAGCCTTGCGCCCCTGGTGCAGGAACAGGTGCGCGCCAAGTTCGGCCCGACCACGCGCTTTGCCAGGAGCGTCAATGAGGTGGATGGATTCTGGATCAGCTTTGACATCGCCGGCGACGACTACTGGCTGATGCTCGATCGCGCCCGCATCGACCGTTCCTCCGGCGTGCAATGGCTTGGCTGGGGCACCGTCACTCTCGCGCTGGCACTGGCCGGCGCCCTGTTCATATCCGGCTTCGTCAACCTGCCGCTGGCGCGCCTGACTGCCGCCACGCGTGCGGTTGCCCGTGGCCAGAAGCCTGAAACACTGCCGGAAAAAGGTCCGCGCGAAATCCGCGAAGCCAACCGCAGCTTCAACCAGATGGTCAATGACCTCGACCGCATCGAATCCGACCGCGCCCTGATCCTCGCCGGCATTTCTCACGACTTGCGCACGCCGATCGCGCGCATGCTGCTCGAAGTGGAAATGGCCAGTCTCGACAGCGACGCCCGCGCCGGCATGCAAGCCGACCTCGGGCAAATGGACGCCATCATCGGCCAGTTCCTCGATTACGCCCGGCCGGACGACCCGGCCGCCATGCGCACGACAGACCTGTCGGCGCTGCTGCAGGAAATTGCCCGCGACGCGGCGCGGATGCAAGATGTCGACATCGTGCCGCACATCGACCCGGGCATTTCCGTCAAGTGCCAGCCCATCGACCTCAAACGCGCCGTCAACAACCTGATCGAGAATGCCCGCCGCTACGCCCGCATCGACGAGGCTTCCAGGGTCACCATCGAGCTTGTTTGCAGGCGCGAAAACGGCCAGGCAATCATTGAAGTGGCCGACGACGGCCCGGGCGTTCCGGCACAGGAAATCGAGCGCATGCTGCGTCCCTTCACCCGGCTCGATACGGCGCGCAGCCAGGCCAATGGCGCCGGACTGGGGCTGGCAATTGTCGAGCGCCTGGTCAAGCGGCACCACGGCACGCTCCAGGTCAGCAACCGCGACATCCACGGCTTGTCGGTGCGCATCACGCTGCCGCTGTCAGTGGCTTGA
- a CDS encoding encapsulin-associated ferritin-like protein: MASEGFHEASDQLSDETKDMHRAIVSLMEELEAVDWYNQRMDACADPELRRILEHNRDEEKEHAAMVLEWIRRRDGKFDHQLREVLFKDGPIAGQHEN, from the coding sequence ATGGCCAGTGAAGGGTTTCACGAAGCAAGCGATCAATTGTCGGATGAGACGAAGGACATGCACCGCGCCATCGTTTCCCTCATGGAAGAGCTGGAAGCGGTGGACTGGTACAACCAGCGCATGGATGCCTGCGCCGACCCGGAATTGCGGCGCATCCTGGAGCATAACCGCGACGAGGAAAAGGAGCATGCCGCCATGGTGCTGGAGTGGATCCGCCGCCGCGACGGCAAATTCGATCACCAGTTGCGCGAGGTGTTATTCAAGGATGGGCCCATCGCCGGCCAGCATGAAAATTAG
- the yqhD gene encoding alcohol dehydrogenase, whose product MLNFDFHNPTRILFGKGRIADLAKAVPATARVLILYGGGSVRSNGVLAQVQAALQGRVVQEFGGIEPNPTYETLMQAVEQVRREKLDFLLAVGGGSVIDGTKFVAAAVNFEDDPWKIMEKRGGNVISALPFGSVLTLPATGSEMNNGGVITRKALKAKMPFSSKYVFPQFSVLDPTTTFTLPPRQVGNGVVDAFVHVMEQYLTYPANAPLQDRFAEGLLQTLIEEGPKALAEPLDYDVRANIMWCATLALNGLVGAGVPQDWATHMVGHELTALHGLDHAQTLAIILPSMLAVRKEAKRAKLLQYASRIWNISEGDDNQRIEAAIGKTRTFFEHMGVKTRLSDYGLNATHIDPLLAQLEAHRMVTLGEHRDVTVAISREVLEASL is encoded by the coding sequence ATGCTCAATTTCGACTTCCACAATCCCACTCGCATCCTGTTTGGCAAGGGCCGCATCGCCGACCTCGCCAAGGCCGTGCCGGCAACGGCGCGTGTGCTGATTCTTTACGGGGGCGGCAGCGTCAGGAGCAATGGCGTGCTCGCGCAGGTGCAGGCTGCCCTGCAAGGCCGTGTGGTGCAGGAATTTGGCGGCATCGAACCCAACCCGACCTATGAGACCCTGATGCAGGCAGTCGAACAGGTACGCCGCGAAAAGCTGGATTTCCTGCTGGCCGTCGGCGGCGGCTCGGTCATCGATGGTACCAAGTTCGTCGCCGCTGCCGTCAATTTTGAAGACGATCCCTGGAAAATCATGGAAAAAAGGGGTGGCAACGTCATCAGCGCCCTGCCCTTCGGCAGCGTGCTGACCTTGCCGGCGACCGGCTCGGAAATGAACAATGGCGGCGTCATCACGCGCAAGGCGCTGAAGGCGAAGATGCCTTTTTCCAGCAAATACGTGTTTCCGCAGTTTTCCGTGCTCGACCCCACCACCACCTTTACCCTGCCGCCACGGCAAGTCGGCAATGGCGTGGTCGATGCGTTTGTGCATGTCATGGAACAATACCTGACCTATCCAGCCAATGCGCCGTTGCAAGACCGCTTTGCCGAAGGCCTTTTGCAAACCCTGATCGAGGAAGGCCCGAAGGCGCTGGCAGAACCCCTGGACTATGACGTACGTGCAAACATCATGTGGTGTGCGACGCTGGCCCTGAACGGGCTGGTCGGCGCGGGCGTCCCGCAAGACTGGGCGACCCACATGGTCGGGCACGAACTCACGGCCCTGCATGGCCTCGACCATGCCCAGACCCTCGCCATCATCCTGCCGAGCATGCTGGCAGTACGCAAGGAAGCCAAGCGCGCCAAGTTGCTGCAATACGCCAGCCGCATCTGGAACATTAGCGAAGGCGACGACAACCAGCGCATCGAAGCCGCCATCGGCAAAACCCGCACCTTCTTCGAACACATGGGCGTCAAGACGCGCCTGTCCGACTATGGCCTGAATGCAACCCATATCGATCCGCTCCTGGCGCAGCTCGAAGCGCACCGCATGGTTACTCTGGGCGAACATCGCGATGTCACGGTGGCGATCAGCCGGGAAGTGCTCGAAGCAAGCCTCTAG
- a CDS encoding host attachment protein: MQTTWILAADSSRVRIFQELDVEHHLQEVQDFANPAGHAQDKEILTGKPERRNLSKGALGGTHDGQAETLPVEHENAVFSKEIGDYLEQARNEHRFDRLCVISAPKFLGLLRQNLSKESQKLVAQEIDKNIASWDKTDIERFVQDWRH; the protein is encoded by the coding sequence ATGCAAACCACTTGGATACTGGCTGCCGACAGCAGCCGCGTGCGCATTTTTCAGGAACTGGACGTGGAACACCACCTCCAGGAAGTGCAGGACTTCGCCAACCCCGCCGGCCACGCGCAAGACAAGGAAATCCTGACCGGCAAGCCGGAACGGCGCAACCTGTCCAAGGGAGCGCTCGGCGGCACGCACGATGGGCAAGCTGAAACCTTGCCGGTGGAGCATGAAAACGCCGTGTTTTCCAAAGAAATCGGCGACTACCTCGAACAGGCCCGCAACGAGCATCGCTTCGATCGCCTGTGCGTCATCTCCGCCCCCAAGTTCCTGGGCCTGCTGCGCCAGAACCTCAGCAAGGAATCGCAAAAACTTGTTGCACAAGAGATCGACAAGAATATCGCGTCCTGGGACAAAACCGACATCGAGCGATTCGTGCAGGACTGGCGGCACTGA
- a CDS encoding methyltransferase domain-containing protein, with the protein MLNEREVESCYLGQFIPVHYHHNMLMDDNRMKNFKAAISHAVRPGAKVLELGGGTGVLSWFAAANASKVWCVEYNPDLVKEARRFLALNPHGHKVEVVQADAFEYLPPEPVDVVICEMIHVAMLREKQVEVIEAFKQRYLQRFGGPLPLFIPEAVVMAVQPLQQDYNFEGYCAPIVQFQAHTLHPGTVDMALPSVYSILDFSQPTDTLIRWEGSFRMEGSGTLNALRFITKNILTVLIEESTTIDWLNHYMVLPLAKPLRVWAGDEVRVSFQYRAGNSIASLQNAMQVQHSGARIETDLPAYACA; encoded by the coding sequence ATGCTGAACGAACGTGAAGTCGAGAGCTGTTATCTGGGTCAATTCATTCCTGTCCATTATCACCATAACATGCTCATGGATGATAACCGGATGAAGAACTTCAAGGCTGCGATCAGCCATGCCGTGCGCCCGGGAGCGAAAGTGCTCGAGCTTGGCGGCGGTACCGGCGTACTGTCCTGGTTTGCCGCAGCCAATGCCAGCAAGGTTTGGTGCGTTGAATACAATCCGGACCTGGTCAAGGAAGCGCGCCGCTTTCTCGCGCTGAACCCTCATGGCCACAAGGTCGAAGTGGTGCAGGCCGACGCCTTCGAGTACCTGCCGCCGGAACCGGTCGATGTCGTCATTTGCGAAATGATTCACGTTGCCATGTTGCGCGAGAAACAGGTCGAAGTGATCGAGGCTTTCAAGCAGCGCTACCTGCAACGCTTCGGCGGACCATTGCCCCTGTTTATTCCGGAAGCGGTTGTCATGGCGGTGCAACCCCTGCAGCAAGACTATAATTTTGAGGGCTATTGCGCGCCAATCGTGCAGTTTCAGGCGCATACGCTCCATCCTGGCACCGTCGACATGGCGTTGCCGTCGGTCTACAGCATCCTGGATTTTAGTCAGCCAACCGATACCTTGATTCGCTGGGAAGGCAGCTTTCGGATGGAGGGAAGTGGCACCTTGAATGCGTTGCGGTTCATCACAAAAAACATTCTGACAGTTTTGATTGAAGAATCGACAACAATCGATTGGCTTAACCATTACATGGTCTTGCCACTGGCGAAGCCGCTGCGGGTGTGGGCGGGCGATGAAGTGCGTGTCAGTTTTCAGTATCGTGCCGGCAATTCAATCGCATCGTTGCAAAATGCGATGCAGGTACAACATTCCGGGGCACGAATCGAAACGGATCTTCCAGCCTACGCCTGTGCCTGA
- a CDS encoding MAPEG family protein — MSHPLIYAMAAHVTLAAFLYVLLTVARAPAIWGVGRLADGSNPFVHIERRISANLSNQFEWPLFFYAACLILIQTPTHDIALLLAWIFVIGRVIHSAIQILTADVRLRGIVFTINFLAVLGLWAIIVINSLKHR; from the coding sequence ATGTCGCATCCACTAATTTATGCCATGGCAGCACACGTGACCCTCGCTGCCTTTTTATACGTGCTGCTTACTGTAGCTCGAGCGCCTGCGATCTGGGGTGTCGGCCGTCTTGCCGATGGCAGCAATCCTTTTGTACACATTGAGCGTCGCATCAGCGCGAATCTCTCAAACCAGTTTGAGTGGCCGCTTTTTTTCTATGCCGCCTGCCTGATACTGATTCAGACGCCGACGCACGACATCGCGCTCCTGCTGGCATGGATCTTTGTGATCGGGCGGGTGATACATAGCGCCATTCAAATACTGACCGCCGATGTTCGCCTGCGGGGCATTGTTTTTACAATCAATTTCTTGGCGGTCCTTGGTCTTTGGGCAATTATTGTCATAAACTCGCTCAAGCATCGCTAG